CGGCCACGTGGAAATCAGCTCGCGCGCCGGGCTGGGCACCACCACCCGCATCGTGCTGCCGCTGACGCTGGCGATTCTGGACGGCATGTCGGTACGCACTGGCGAAGAAACCTTCATCCTGCCGCTGAACTGCGTGATGGAGTCGCTGCAGCCGTTGGCCGACGACGTGCACACCGCCGCCAACGGCGAGCGGGTGATGAACGTGCGCGGCGAATACCTGCCGCTGCTGGAACTGCACAAGGTCTTCAACGTGGCCAACGCGGTGCAGGAGCCCACGCAGGGTATCGCCGTGATCCTGGCGGCCGAAGGCAAGCGCTTCGCGCTGCTGGTGGACCAGTTGATCGGGCAGCACCAGGTGGTGCTCAAGAACCTCGAGACCAACTATCGCAAGGTGCCGTGCATTTCCGCCGCCACCATCCTCGGTGACGGCAGCGTGGCCCTGATCGTGGACGTCGGCGCGCTGCAGCGCACCGGTGTGCGCCGCCAGGCCCCGATGGCCGCGTAGTAATCGACAGCAAGGAGAACGGACATGGCCGGCATCGGACATATCGATACCCAGGGCAGCGAAGCCTCGGGTCAGGAGTACCTGGTCTTCACGCTGGGGACGGAAGAATATGGCATCGACATCCTCAAAGTGCAGGAGATCCGCAGCTACGAGACGGTGACGCGCATCGCCAACGCGCCAGACTTCCTCAAGGGCGTGACCAACCTGCGCGGCGTGATCGTGCCGATCGTCGACCTGCGCCTGAAGTTCAAGCTCGGCAACGTGCGCTATGACCACCAGACCGTGGTGATCATCCTGAACGTGGCCGGCCGCGTGGTTGGCATCGTCGTCGACGGCGTATCGGACGTGCTGACGCTCACTGGCGATGACATCAAGCCCGCGCCGGAGTTCGGCGTGTCGGTCTCCAACGAACATCTGACCGGGCTGGGTTCGGTGGAAGGCCGGATGCTGATCCTGATCGACATCGAACGCATGATGACCAGCCCAGAGATGGAATTGATCGAGGCCGAGCTCGCCTGATGCTTGCCGGCACGTCCGGCAGCCCGCATCGCCGACTCCCCGGTACCTTGAAGGACATACACCATGACGCCGCTCCGTTCTTCCTCCAGCGCCATCAGGAAGCCAGGCGCGGCTATGACGCCGGGTGCGCCCGTGCTGGCGCCATTGCGCGATGAGATGCGCGACTTTCTGCTGACCGAGCGTGACTTCGAGAAGATCCGCGCGCTGATTCACAAGCGCGCGGGCATCTCGCTTGGCAGCCATAAGCGAGAGATGGTCTACAGCCGGTTGGCCCGGCGGCTGCGCACACTGCAGCTTGCGGACTTCAGCACCTATCTCGCGCAACTCGAAGCCGACGAGCGTTCGTCGGAGTGGGAGTACTTCACCAACGCGCTGACAACGAACCTGACGTCGTTCTTTCGCGAGGCCCATCACTTTCCGCTGCTG
This genomic interval from Cupriavidus metallidurans CH34 contains the following:
- a CDS encoding chemotaxis protein CheW, encoding MAGIGHIDTQGSEASGQEYLVFTLGTEEYGIDILKVQEIRSYETVTRIANAPDFLKGVTNLRGVIVPIVDLRLKFKLGNVRYDHQTVVIILNVAGRVVGIVVDGVSDVLTLTGDDIKPAPEFGVSVSNEHLTGLGSVEGRMLILIDIERMMTSPEMELIEAELA